A single region of the Halobacterium wangiae genome encodes:
- a CDS encoding translation initiation factor IF-2 subunit alpha, translating to MKYVGWPEEGELVVGKVDDIEDFGVFVDLEEYEGKRGLVHVSEVASGWIKNVRDHVNEDQTVVAKVLGVDESAQQIDLSLKDVNDHQHSDKIQEWKNEQKADKWLTLAFGEDMDDDQFRRIANGLLGGFGSLYEGFEQAAIHGYEALEDADLSEDEKDAVVETARENVSVPYVTVTGYVTLTSPDSDGVDDVKAALQAAEGNGEVPDEADLEVTYVGAPEYRLRVQAPNYKTAETQLETAADRAVAKIGELGGSGNFHRERQLDEE from the coding sequence ATGAAGTACGTCGGCTGGCCCGAGGAGGGTGAACTCGTCGTCGGGAAAGTCGACGACATCGAAGACTTCGGCGTGTTCGTCGACCTCGAGGAGTACGAGGGGAAACGCGGCCTCGTACACGTCAGCGAGGTGGCCAGCGGCTGGATCAAGAACGTCCGGGACCACGTCAACGAGGACCAGACCGTCGTCGCGAAGGTGCTCGGCGTCGACGAGTCCGCCCAGCAGATCGACCTCTCGCTGAAGGACGTCAACGACCACCAGCACTCCGACAAGATACAGGAGTGGAAGAACGAGCAGAAGGCCGACAAGTGGCTCACGCTGGCGTTCGGCGAGGACATGGACGACGACCAGTTCCGCCGCATCGCCAACGGACTGCTCGGGGGCTTCGGGAGCCTCTACGAGGGGTTCGAGCAGGCCGCCATCCACGGCTACGAGGCCCTCGAGGACGCCGACCTCTCCGAGGACGAGAAGGACGCCGTCGTGGAGACGGCCCGCGAGAACGTCTCCGTCCCGTACGTCACGGTGACGGGGTACGTGACGCTCACGTCCCCCGACTCGGACGGCGTCGACGACGTGAAGGCCGCGCTGCAGGCCGCCGAGGGCAACGGCGAGGTGCCCGACGAGGCCGACCTCGAGGTGACGTACGTCGGCGCGCCGGAGTACCGCCTCCGCGTGCAGGCGCCGAACTACAAGACCGCGGAGACGCAACTCGAGACGGCCGCCGACCGCGCCGTCGCGAAGATCGGCGAACTCGGTGGCTCCGGGAACTTCCACCGGGAGCGCCAGCTCGACGAGGAATGA
- a CDS encoding RNA-protein complex protein Nop10 translates to MRSDIRVCSSWRDRHDRPVYTLSASCPECGADAENSAPAPFDPEDPYGRYRRALKVRNRP, encoded by the coding sequence ATGAGATCCGACATCCGGGTGTGTTCGTCGTGGCGCGACCGCCACGACCGCCCGGTGTACACGCTTTCTGCGAGTTGTCCGGAGTGTGGCGCCGACGCCGAGAACAGCGCGCCGGCGCCGTTCGACCCCGAGGACCCCTACGGACGCTACCGACGCGCTCTTAAGGTGCGCAACCGCCCGTAA
- a CDS encoding 30S ribosomal protein S27e — translation MAGRFYTVVCPDCENEQIVFGKASTEVACAVCGTTLARPTGGEADLAGEVVDTVEAR, via the coding sequence ATGGCGGGACGCTTCTACACCGTCGTCTGTCCGGACTGCGAGAACGAACAGATCGTCTTCGGGAAGGCCTCCACGGAGGTCGCCTGTGCCGTTTGCGGAACGACGCTCGCGCGTCCGACCGGCGGCGAGGCCGACCTCGCCGGTGAGGTCGTCGACACCGTCGAGGCGAGATGA
- a CDS encoding 50S ribosomal protein L44e: MEMPRRFNSYCPHCDAHEQLEVEKVRTGRSSGMKWDARRTKRANRSIGNHGRFSKVPVGNKPTKKTDLKYRCSECGKAHLREGWRTGRLVLQD; the protein is encoded by the coding sequence ATGGAGATGCCACGCCGATTCAACAGCTACTGCCCGCACTGTGACGCACACGAACAGCTCGAGGTCGAGAAGGTCCGCACAGGACGCTCCTCGGGCATGAAGTGGGACGCTCGCCGCACCAAGCGCGCGAACCGCTCCATCGGGAACCACGGCCGGTTCTCGAAGGTGCCGGTCGGCAACAAGCCGACGAAGAAGACCGACCTCAAATACCGCTGCAGCGAGTGTGGCAAGGCCCACCTCCGCGAGGGATGGCGCACCGGCCGCCTCGTACTCCAGGACTGA
- a CDS encoding proteasome assembly chaperone family protein: MDEIDIAWAAEPELDDPVFVEGLPGVGHVGKLVSEHVVEQADSELVCRIHTEHFPPQVTVDDDSVAELAAAEIHAVDTEGRDLLVLTGDHQAQDNVGHYRLTEAFLDVAEQFGAEELYALGGVPTGELVEEHDVIGAVSDESQKERLEEEGVEFRSEEPAGGIVGSSGLLLGLGGRRGLEAACLMGETSGYLVDPKAAKAVLAVLEGMLGFDVDEEALDDRADEMEEVVSRLREMEEGPSPGDEDLRYIG, translated from the coding sequence ATGGACGAAATCGACATCGCGTGGGCGGCAGAGCCCGAACTGGACGACCCGGTGTTCGTCGAGGGGCTGCCCGGCGTCGGGCACGTCGGCAAGCTCGTCTCCGAACACGTCGTCGAGCAGGCGGACAGCGAACTCGTCTGTCGCATCCACACCGAACACTTCCCGCCGCAGGTGACCGTCGACGACGACAGCGTCGCGGAGCTCGCGGCCGCGGAGATCCACGCCGTCGACACGGAGGGCCGGGACCTGCTGGTGCTGACCGGCGACCACCAGGCCCAGGACAACGTCGGCCACTACCGCCTCACGGAGGCGTTCCTCGACGTCGCCGAACAGTTCGGCGCGGAGGAACTGTACGCGCTCGGCGGCGTGCCGACGGGCGAACTCGTCGAGGAACACGACGTCATCGGCGCCGTCTCCGACGAGTCCCAGAAGGAGCGCCTCGAGGAGGAGGGCGTGGAGTTCCGCAGCGAGGAGCCCGCGGGCGGCATCGTCGGGTCCAGCGGGCTGCTGCTCGGCCTCGGCGGCCGTCGTGGGCTCGAGGCCGCCTGCCTGATGGGCGAGACCTCGGGCTACCTCGTCGACCCGAAGGCGGCGAAGGCCGTGCTCGCGGTGCTCGAGGGGATGCTCGGCTTCGACGTCGACGAGGAGGCTCTCGACGACCGCGCCGACGAGATGGAGGAGGTCGTCAGCCGCCTCCGCGAGATGGAGGAGGGGCCGAGCCCCGGCGACGAGGACCTGCGGTACATCGGCTGA
- a CDS encoding HAH_0734 family protein has translation MRRLIIHGDPGVRRDAIIEYEGEEKVLFQVTRNGDWHGPEEVQLWCVMGDADEQEDYDKRNYIPHWLEVDTADAEDITVIKRAGDLAV, from the coding sequence ATGAGACGGCTCATCATCCACGGCGACCCCGGCGTCCGCCGTGACGCCATCATCGAGTACGAGGGCGAGGAGAAGGTCCTCTTCCAGGTGACGCGTAACGGCGACTGGCACGGTCCCGAGGAGGTCCAGCTCTGGTGTGTCATGGGGGACGCCGACGAGCAGGAGGACTACGACAAGCGCAACTACATCCCGCACTGGCTCGAAGTCGACACCGCCGACGCCGAGGACATCACGGTCATCAAGCGCGCCG